In one window of bacterium DNA:
- a CDS encoding ribonuclease III, which yields EKYLDYRYRGNFKSRLLEFVQAKAWEGPDYEVIGDEGPDHDKKFIVEVSVNREPMGRGNGKSKKEAEQSAAMEALKYLNIF from the coding sequence CAGAAAAATATCTTGATTACAGATACAGAGGGAATTTTAAAAGCAGATTATTGGAATTTGTCCAGGCTAAGGCATGGGAAGGCCCTGATTATGAAGTAATAGGCGATGAGGGGCCGGATCATGATAAAAAATTTATTGTGGAAGTTTCAGTGAACAGAGAACCTATGGGGCGTGGGAATGGCAAGAGCAAAAAAGAGGCTGAACAGTCTGCTGCAATGGAAGCATTAAAATATCTAAATATATTTTGA